A window from Fragaria vesca subsp. vesca linkage group LG5, FraVesHawaii_1.0, whole genome shotgun sequence encodes these proteins:
- the LOC101308766 gene encoding uncharacterized protein LOC101308766 has protein sequence MDPCPFVRVTVGNLALKIPVASKPARTVVHPSSSPCFCKIKLNNLPVQTAVVPCLPPETQTLDANTGLGVTAATFHLSKSDLDRVASKSIFSGKLCLKIAIYTGRRGTTCGVNSGRLLGRVSVPLGLAGTQAKASVFHNGWVSVGKGVKGAGAQITQFHLNVKAEPDPRFVFQFDGEPECSPQVFQIQGNIRQPVFTCKFSFRNTGDRTQRSRSSHSDQSGSRSWLSSFGSERERPGRERKGWSITVHDLSGSPVAAASMVTPFVASPGSDRVSRSNPGCWLILRPGDGTWQPWGRLEAWRERGGADGLGYRFELIPDTNGGMSAGGIVLAESTLSLNKGGKFVLDLGSNSGSGNKAPVVPNSPACSPKSSGDFGYGLWPYCLYRGFVMSARVEGERRCSKPTVEVSVQHVTCTEDAAAYVALAAAVDLCMDACRLFSQRLRKELCQPSDLLG, from the exons ATGGATCCCTGCCCATTTGTGCGAGTCACAGTGGGCAATCTCGCTCTCAAAATCCCCGTCGCTTCGAAACCGGCCCGCACCGTCGTCCACCCTTCCTCCTCGCCGTGTTTCTGCAAGATCAAGCTCAACAACCTCCCGGTCCAAACCGCCGTCGTTCCTTGCCTCCCGCCGGAAACCCAAACCCTAGACGCTAATACCGGCCTCGGAGTCACTGCCGCCACCTTCCATCTCAGCAAGTCGGATCTGGACCGGGTCGCGTCTAAGTCCATCTTCTCCGGGAAACTCTGCCTCAAAATCGCAATCTACACGGGGCGGAGGGGCACCACCTGTGGGGTTAACTCCGGGCGGCTTTTGGGCCGGGTTTCGGTCCCTTTGGGTCTGGCGGGAACCCAGGCTAAGGCTAGTGTGTTCCACAACGGATGGGTCTCCGTCGGCAAAGGCGTTAAGGGCGCCGGTGCTCAGATTACTCAGTTTCATTTGAATGTTAAGGCCGAACCCGACCCTAGATTCGTGTTTCAGTTCGACGGCGAGCCTGAGTGTAGTCCTCAAGTGTTTCAGATCCAAGGTAATATCAGACAGCCCGTCTTCACCTGCAAATTCAGCTTCCGAAACACCGGCGATCGAACCCAGAGATCCAG GTCATCGCATTCAGACCAGAGTGGCTCCAGAAGCTGGCTGAGCTCGTTCGGAAGCGAGCGAGAGCGACCCGGCAGGGAACGCAAAGGCTGGTCCATAACGGTCCATGACCTATCCGGGTCGCCGGTAGCCGCCGCATCAATGGTCACACCCTTTGTGGCCTCACCGGGTTCCGACCGGGTCAGCCGCTCCAACCCCGGATGCTGGCTCATCCTCAGACCCGGAGACGGCACCTGGCAGCCCTGGGGCCGCCTCGAGGCATGGAGGGAGCGCGGCGGGGCCGACGGACTCGGGTACCGTTTCGAACTCATACCCGACACCAACGGCGGCATGAGCGCCGGCGGCATTGTTCTGGCGGAGTCGACTCTGAGCTTAAACAAAGGCGGGAAATTCGTTCTTGACCTCGGGTCGAATTCCGGGTCGGGTAATAAAGCTCCGGTCGTTCCGAACTCGCCGGCTTGCAGCCCGAAGAGCAGTGGGGACTTCGGGTACGGGTTGTGGCCGTATTGCTTGTACAGAGGGTTTGTGATGTCGGCGCGTGTGGAGGGTGAGAGAAGGTGCAGCAAGCCTACGGTGGAGGTGAGCGTGCAGCACGTGACCTGCACGGAGGACGCAGCGGCGTACGTGGCCTTAGCGGCGGCCGTTGATCTCTGCATGGACGCTTGCCGGCTGTTCTCGCAGCGGCTGAGGAAAGAGCTCTGCCAGCCGTCTGATTTGCTAGGATGA